The following nucleotide sequence is from Plasmodium sp. gorilla clade G2 genome assembly, chromosome: 11.
tttttttaaaagaagtatatcattttttcttctcaaaaaaaaaaaatatcaatttgtggaatttattataaaaacttATATATCAGCAATGGAAAACatgcaaaaaataaatatatatatatatataaaatatattttataaatattataatatatatatatatatattaaatcaataaaataataatataaattattcttctttattatataactctttatatttaataataaatgtccattttgtattatatatgaaaaaaattatgtcaAAAAACTAtgcattaaaatatatacttggtccataatttttttaaattgaagtatttatttaaaattatttatatttatttaagctactaaaaatatatttttttttattttaaataatattatatatatataaattatatatatttatataaatcaaagttaactaaaaaaaaaaaaaaaaaaacctccTAATcaaattatatcatatataaaaaagctGTAATCTCTGTAccttataaaaaaacatgAAATTTTTGTAATACAGTTTTTATAGAttaatcatattataaaatttaatatagaaaaaaaaaaaaacctccTGTAACTTAAATTAACAATTCcccccaaaaaaaaattaaagaaaaataaattataaatatatgtatatataatatatttatattcccTCAGTGAATTATTAGTTTAATTCATGCAAAatactttaaatatataatgaatcatCTCTTCAATTGTaggttttaaaataataaaaagtaaaatagttcatttgaaaatatataatgtggaaaaagaaaaaaataattttttatttgaaatatatatataatattaaaaggtTTAAGGTTttgttatcatttttttttttttttttttttttcctttattgaataaattaaaatatttcctaatataaaaacaattcatggtcaaataaataatgaagaatataaataccTAATATGTTATACACACATTataaacacatataaatacatatatatatatatatatatatatatatatatattatataatattagaaTTATTTGAAGTACTGATGAAGTATTATATACTATATTAAATAgtagtataaaaaatattttatagtaCAAACaaaattttcctttttcatttattttctttttattcctttattatgtttataaagTTTTAAGTCGATTATGAATTTATTTTACAACCTAATTAACtcaataaaaagaaaaaatgaaaacaagAAATTTTACatacaattttataaaaaacgATTTCATATAAGTACAATATATCAACATAGGAAAAAATCAATATGTTTAAATtcaatacaaaataattcaagtgtaaataataatatatgtgtggtaaaaaatgaaacagaagaaataaataaaaaaaattctgattttattcaatatatttttaaatgggGCATAGGAAATAAATTTCGTTCCGATCCAGAAAACAGGTTACTactacatataaaaataaaatgaatataaaaataaaacatatacattttttcaCATGTATTCTTATATAACTTAAGAATTTTCGTATAGATTATTTTACATCATCACACATGAATTCATTCAATCGTattgtattttatattatactactggaaatttaaatataaaattttattactttatatatatatatatatatatatatatatatatatatatatatattttcacccttttaatttatatattcaggTATCATCCAGTACATTTAAGACGCTCCAAAGAAGTAACCATAAGAAAAGATTACTTTGATAAtgttaatgaaaatataaggTATGAAGAATTAAATGAACAATGGGAAGTATATTGgtttgaaaataataaactaAACGCAAAACCTTTTCCTGTTAAAAAGTTCGGAATACATGATGCAAAAAAGGAAGCAATCAAATTTTATGAATCCTTAAAAGtaagaaaaagaaaggaaaacaaaaaaaataaaaaaaaaaacaaatcaaataatatcaaatgaaaatatgaatatataacaaattagTATTAACTTATAAATacgtttattattatatttcctttttttaaattattaattaattttaggTAGAACATCGTCTAATGCCAAAACCTAAATACGAATCAGGAGTTGAAGGTATGTCAAAATATTaagttacaaaaaaaaatatataaataaataaggcttaataaatatgaccttctaaatatatagttggatatattgaattataatatatacaaaaatatatatatatatatatatgtatatatttatttatatgatatgttttaattttttttttttctttcattttattattatttctatatgaTACTTAAATCAGGTGTTCACTATGATAATATTACCAACTGTTGGGTTGCTTTTTATCGTTCAAACAACTTCCCCGTTTGCAGATCTTTCTCAGCTGAGTATCATGGATTCGAAACTGCCAAACAGATGGCCATAGAAAGAGTTGAAAAgaataagaaataatatatacatgtataacTAACCATGAGGAAgatattatatctttttcttatatttattttcatataatatttaatcatatgtatgtatgtctttctttttttttttttttttttttttctcaattatttatttaaatatataaataaatccttttcttttattatattttattcattacatttatatttttaatatattttaaatatatttttttgtttttgttttttttttttttttttttttgttcatatgtttataaaaaaaaagacgaacatcaaaaaaataaaatcctTTTTCCACAAAACAAGaggaattaatatatatatatatatataacaattttaatattaacttatttatatatatatatatatatatatatttattatatatatatatttatttataatttttctttttcttacaATGGTAATTCTCCTGATTCTTTCACTAATACTCTCTTTAATGGTTCACCAGAATCTGTACCTACAGCTTCAATATGTACTAATTTATCTAAGCCTTCAATAACTTCACCAAAAACTACATGTCTTCCATCAAGCCATGGAGtaggaataaataaaatgaagaatTGACTTCCGTTTGTATTTTTTCCTGCATTAGCCATTGATAATAATCCTCTTCTACTATGATTTACTTTAAAATTCTCATCTTCAAATTTCTTTCCATAAATACTTAAACCACCTGTGCCATTAAAATTTGTTATATCTCCTCCTTGAGCCATAAAATTGGGTATTATACGATGAAAAATAGAATTCGTATAGTGTAACATTTTTCCATCTACAACTGTTCCTTTACATATGCTTACAAAATTTTTCACAGTCTTTGGGGCTACCTTTCCATATAAACCAAAAACGATTCTTCCAAGTGGCTTGTCATCGATAGTTATATCAAAATAGgtctatataaaataaataaataaatatatatatatatatatatatataaatacactAATTGTTCAtgcgaaaaaaaaaattctaaaTGACAAAATGAGacatttcaaatatatatgtaggtatttattattgtccatatttatataatattatatatggcatcatataattatatattatatttttgtttcttaCTTTGTGAGTAATTTCATGTTCCTCAGTACATACAGCATATTTATGGAACATAAAGAATATAACTAAAATGATTGACACCTAaagcaaaaaataaataaatatatatatatatatatatatatatatatatatatttgtatatatgtatatatttaaattaagaGATCTAATTAGAtacttaatatattttatacattcTTTGCATAAACTTActaatttattcatttttgcaaaaagaaataattttattttaattcagATTTAAGATATCTCTTAAAAATATAGCTAAAAGGAGTGTTAAGAATTTCAAGCAActattttaattcttttttaataaaaaaaaaaaaaaaaaaattaaacaaaatatattatatttatcataaatattataaattatataaatattttttaaataaatgaacttaaaaattaaaaaacatatatcttaatatcatataatacatatgcaaaaaaaaaaaaattaagaaaataaaaatacgaaaaataaaaaataaattattcattACTTAATGCacacaataaaaaaaaaataagtatctaaaaaaaaaaaaaaaaaaaaaaaaataggacgttaaaagtatttatttatattattatatatattatatatattatatatataatacataatatatatatatttgtaaattataataagcACTTCTCCCATTTTTCCTCCTTTATATGTATTCTAAGTAAATAAATACGTAAAATTAGAATTAACATTTATAGGattaaaatgaattaaacataatatttttacaaaaatttaaattacagtaacaaatattattcccatttatattcataagataaaaaaaaaaaaagtgaaaatatttaaagCAATGTAAAATTATCttcttaattttattataatacatttcttggaatatatgtaaaaaaaaaataaaaattcataaacaaagaaaatataGGAGTATTACAAATTTTAGGCATAAAAGAAAATCTAAACGTTAGTATTTTCAATTTtacattacatatatatatatatatatatatatatatatatgtatgtatatattgtaattttTCCTTActattatgtattatattttattataatataatttatattatattatttcattttatttaatcatttttttaactCTAACTCGTTTTACATAAAGGGACaaattattcattataaaaaataatataaacatacacataattaaaaaaatataaaccaaaaaagaaaaaaaaatattatatatatatatattatgtgtaaGGCAAAGGAAAAATAAGTAACGATGGATTTTAAAAAtcttccatatatatattatcaaatatatatagaaatttcctatttttttaacaaataattttcttcattaacAGATAACAAAATTAGAACAAACAATAACAAACGaacatacaaataataaagtatttggatatatatataaaaaaaaagaagcaaatataaacatacgtatataaaacacatatatatgaacacCTAATTTCAATgcatttataaaattctttCTATGTTTTTGAggtattttcttattttatatataatcgtTATCTTATAAAATGTTCCcaagatattattatttatgataGTCcctcttttataatattattaataaatttattcaaTTAATGGGATGAATGCATCAGTACCTAATCCACATCTTCTCATTAATCCAGATTCATCAGTTTCAATATTTATGAAACCTCTTTCTCCCCATTGTTGTCCCCATGAGTTTTtaattatgtaataataatgtttttctcctttttttgttaatGGATCAACAATTTCTTTCATACCAAAACCAACAAGCATAACGGCGTGGTTTAATTCTTCACCACATTCACCATCAAAAATACCTTCTTTGTAAAAAGCGAAATCATCTGATACAGCTACACTAATACTGATTGGTCCTAAGAATCTAAGAgcttcttttaatttattgtCTGGGACAGCTAAATAATTTTTGATTCCATATTTTTCAGCACATCTGTctatattacataaatttGGAGCATCACTGACATATGGATAATCACCATCTGGACATATACCTCCAAGTTCAATCATATCTTCAAAAGCGTTATTAATGAGTCCTCCATTACAaccataatttttaaatgaacAATCTACTAATTCTTGTTCACTTAAagttattaatttattttttctgatAGCATATTGTGATTCTACAGAACCTATACTACTGAAGGCCCAGCATGATCCACAATTTTTTTGGTCTTTTACAGGTGTTACACCACTGTGTAATCTCCAATCATAAGCGGCATGGTCGAAGTTTTCTTCTcctctatatttttttataacttcTTCATAATTCATTACatctaataaatatttagaaCTCTTTAATGGTTGTGAAGATCTTAAGCTAAGATATTTACTTTTAAATTCATGATAAGTTAAATCAgcaaatttatttaattcttttttatataaactgtttttattattgttatgcATATTTACTTTGTTTGCATTTTGTAAGAATACTTGAAATCTTTCTTTCATTTCATCTGGAGAATTGTATTGTTTGTTGTTAGTTTTTATGAACATATAGAATTGGTTTATATGATCTGCATTATTCATTAAGaatttattatcaaaaaaatttataaaataatctttattatatataaaattattagcTGGGGtgttttctttaaataagCTAAGGCCTTTAAAATCAGCGTTGTTGTAGCTTTTACTGTCGTTGTATTTACTTATGTCATTCTTTTTGTTATCATAGAATGATATAGCTTCATCAATTTTGGAGACAATAAATTTCTTGCCATTTGGGCTTTTTAACAAGCTATTTATTATGTAGTCATCATTATTGTTTTCAACTGATGAGTTTTTGAATAAATCAGTTTTTCTACCATTtggagaaaaataaaataaaacaaaactaACAATTGAAAGTACTGATAATGAAGCAATAACTAACAAtgattttttgttctttaatACTTTTCTATCAACATATCTGTCGACAAATCTTTCTCCTTGTTGAGAAATTACCTCATTGGGAGCATAATCCATGTGGTAATCCATTtttcaacaaaaaaaaaatatataaatataaataaaaataaaaaaaaaaaaaaaaaattaattaaatgaataaatataaagtatatatatataatatatatatatatatatatatatatatatatatatatatatatatatatctaatttagtatatttatatacaataaaGGTATAGTTTACACTTTTATGTTTAATTTACACAATATGTTATTACTACAAAGTAAAATACACAAATTTCTTAattctatattttaattcGTACAAATGTAATACGTtctatgtataaataaatatatataaatatatatttttttttttttctattcttATGTTTgatacaatatattttatattatatcgtaattataaaaatataataaattcttaaataaaaaatatatattttttatatatatatatatataaatttttttttttttttttatttattattaaaaaaaaaaatttattataaaatatttatatatatatatatacacttataaaattaagagatttatatattattatagaaAACACATAAATGTAATagaatcaaaaaaaaaaaataataaataaaaatatatatatatatatatataatataatacattttaaaaaactCATCGAtgttgtttttctttttttatttttccttttttcctATATGCTTGtaagtttatatattattatttataatatatatatataataaccatATGGATAAgggttaaaaaataaaaaaagaaaacaagaaaaaattatggcactatttatttttttatgaataggGCAAAATcactatatattcctttcaTTGTTTAaaaacacatatattatttataggtATTTATTAGtaatatgatatttttgttatattatatatttatatgaaatattttacactaaaaaaatatgctATAATAAAATGAGCTTAAATTTagaaaacaatatatataacaatttataatgtaatatttagaaaaaacatgttttttttaatatatatttattaaatataaatataaataaatatatatatatatataataaattataactaGTGAagtttctatatatatttatatattttttgagttatatcttttttcatagtgcataatatttatgtacgtatcacatatatttttgttctttaGAGAAAagttcaaaataaatatataaaataaatattcactataaaaataaaaatcacgcatttgaagaaaatataatattttataagtattaataataatatatatttatataaatgatatatttttaggaCCATGCGCATTTactagatataaatatatatataatatttataatatatatataatataataaatgtattatattatatatataatatatttatatatatatttttttttttcccttttaattttataataaattattataaacatgaatcttcttttatatttttaagtttttctttttttttattttcccatataaattaatataaaaattatatgaagcCGATCagttgttatatataatatatacttacgaaatagaaaaaaaaaaaaaaaaaaaaaaatccaagccgattattttttttagtgCTGTTTCTactttataaatatagttataattatatttgttatatgtaattgaatatataaattacttttatatatatattttttatttatatatattatatatttatttatattaattaatttttcagttattttgatttattatgaaaaatattatttatataaacagctttacaagaaaaaaaaaaaaaaaaaaaaaaaaaacacataaataaataataatataaattaggataaaaaaaataaaaaactctataaattaaaatttgcataaatatataataaatataatatttataatattattatctcaAATTACATACGATAtagttttattttgttataataaaaaagtatataaacttattttatattttttttttttttatcatgttataattttttaattaaataatttaaaaaatctttatgaatataaaaaagaagcgAGTGTAAAACTCAgttgatatataaatatatatatatatatatatatataataatatatttgtgaaaacaaaatgagaataaaagaaaaagatatataatgtatatatataatagatatataatatgaaaggtatttaaaaaaagaaaaaatatatacatataatatatatatatatatatatatatataacttaaaATACACGTTcgtgaaaataaaaaatgacggattgtttatatgtatcaatatgatataatatatatatattatatacaaatatataatatttttttttccttttggTTAATTCTGTGTCCTGGgtctttatcatttatatatgtaaaaaaaaaaatatatatttctattttttccCTGCCCaatatcaaataatttaGAGAACATTATTATAGCCTcataatgtaaaaaaaaaatatatactaaaCATTTTTGTTGAATTATATGAAAggagtattatatatatatatatatatatatatattattaattattgaaaaaaaaaaaaaaaattaaaatataagaaataaaaaaatataagtaatatattTGACATGTTTTAttccttattttttgtagatttttttttaaaaagactTTTAAGTCTCTCAGTAAAAGATTTTTTcgtgtttaattttttatcatcatcctTATCTGCTCCCTTATTCTTTGCATTGgaaacatttttatcatttgatTTTGCTTTATTATTAGCATCTGTTTTTTtgttatctttatttattgatTGTTGTTCTGTAGCCGCATTTTTTTGATTATCATCCTTTTTAATTGAAGCTTGAGTGTCTTGTTTTTGTTGTTGTGAGACTTGATCTtctcttttttctttaaatggATCTGTAGGTGGTCTATTCAATTTTTGTTTCTCTGCAGGTGTTAATACTTTTTGAGCATTAGAAGCATTgttattgttaatattattttttcttgcaTTATCATTAGGAGTATTATTACTTGCTACATTTGCTGCTGTTTTAACAGTACCTTCTCCTCCGGCTgttcttttaaaattatctgtttcttttacattattattaacactTTTATTAGTATTTGTAACAGTTTGTGGTTTGCTAGGAGAGCTACTACTATTGTTAGTAGTTCCTGTATTATTCATTCTTGTATCACTATGAGTGTTAGGTTTTGTTTGTGTTTCAttgttaaattttttattattcaaattattatttgcaGTATTATTAGGAGTACTACTACTTTTTGtgttatcataattattataagcTACATTACTACGTTGTTGATATTTATCTATACCAGATTTTGCCATGCCACTATTTGCAGTATTTGCATGGCTCGTTGTATTATTACTACTTGGACTACTTCTAACAGGAGCATTATTACTTGGTTTCGCTGTGGTCGCAGGTTTTCTATTATTTGCATTTGCGTTGTATGCTCTGTTATCATATTTAcggttattattataatttgcaTTTGCCATTTTGTTCAagtgtaaataaaaaaatattcaaaatgatGGAAcagaatatattatgtatataaatataacaacttaattataatttggtgaaaaaaaaaaatgtaataatataatgaatagatatttacatatatatatataatatattatatatattgacaAAGCATGcgttttcaatatatatataaatatatatatatatatatatatatatatatatatatatataatttcatatacttatatatatatatatatttttactatatatacaaaagaaaaatatttatatgtataaattggCCGAGGCGTCAATGTAAAAAACAACATACAatgttcttttttatttttttttataaattaaaacaattatttatttactttgaaatttattcaaaattttaataaataaacttttattataaaaaataaaaacataaatataaaataaaaataaaaat
It contains:
- a CDS encoding transcription factor with AP2 domain(s), putative, encoding MNLFYNLINSIKRKNENKKFYIQFYKKRFHISTIYQHRKKSICLNSIQNNSSVNNNICVVKNETEEINKKNSDFIQYIFKWGIGNKFRSDPENRYHPVHLRRSKEVTIRKDYFDNVNENIRYEELNEQWEVYWFENNKLNAKPFPVKKFGIHDAKKEAIKFYESLKVEHRLMPKPKYESGVEGVHYDNITNCWVAFYRSNNFPVCRSFSAEYHGFETAKQMAIERVEKNKK
- a CDS encoding peptidyl-prolyl cis-trans isomerase, producing the protein MNKLVSIILVIFFMFHKYAVCTEEHEITHKTYFDITIDDKPLGRIVFGLYGKVAPKTVKNFVSICKGTVVDGKMLHYTNSIFHRIIPNFMAQGGDITNFNGTGGLSIYGKKFEDENFKVNHSRRGLLSMANAGKNTNGSQFFILFIPTPWLDGRHVVFGEVIEGLDKLVHIEAVGTDSGEPLKRVLVKESGELPL
- a CDS encoding falcipain 2, which gives rise to MDYHMDYAPNEVISQQGERFVDRYVDRKVLKNKKSLLVIASLSVLSIVSFVLFYFSPNGRKTDLFKNSSVENNNDDYIINSLLKSPNGKKFIVSKIDEAISFYDNKKNDISKYNDSKSYNNADFKGLSLFKENTPANNFIYNKDYFINFFDNKFLMNNADHINQFYMFIKTNNKQYNSPDEMKERFQVFLQNANKVNMHNNNKNSLYKKELNKFADLTYHEFKSKYLSLRSSQPLKSSKYLLDVMNYEEVIKKYRGEENFDHAAYDWRLHSGVTPVKDQKNCGSCWAFSSIGSVESQYAIRKNKLITLSEQELVDCSFKNYGCNGGLINNAFEDMIELGGICPDGDYPYVSDAPNLCNIDRCAEKYGIKNYLAVPDNKLKEALRFLGPISISVAVSDDFAFYKEGIFDGECGEELNHAVMLVGFGMKEIVDPLTKKGEKHYYYIIKNSWGQQWGERGFINIETDESGLMRRCGLGTDAFIPLIE